Proteins encoded within one genomic window of Misgurnus anguillicaudatus chromosome 18, ASM2758022v2, whole genome shotgun sequence:
- the lbr gene encoding delta(14)-sterol reductase LBR, with the protein MPAARFQIGDIVMGRWPGSSLYYEVKVLSYDSKTRLYTVIYIKDGTELELKDSDITSLTVFKQGAGRSRSRSRSRSPGRTRRSRSRSPARTPRRSSTRTAELHREKLKDVLEVRLTPVAVPHENNSNSKHDKKDENNTATKVIELQKTETESENQASGRYNLRRRKDQGDGKHVEKEEEETLILAKPPAAIKTTDLEFGGRVGVFFLMLFLPVAVLALLILCGQKDASLQNFPLELPPLESLWDCQVFGIVLLWLLFQAVLALIPIGKVVEGMPLKNGETLKYRINGFYALVLTTVIVGVAVYQDVDLSYIHAHFLQFYTSALVIVTLLSIYLFVRSRWASDRNLAPGGNSGYIIYDFFMGRELNPRIKNFDIKFFCEMRPGLMGWVLINFAMLLAEMKHQNLENPSPAMLLVNGFQLLWVVDGIWHEEKLLTMMDIVYDGFGFMLAFGDLAFVPFTFTCQAYYLVSHPNDLSVFWIVTLITMNGVGYYIFRKANSQKFAFRKNPSDPAVSHLKTIPTATGKSLLVSGLWGFVRHPNYLGDIIMGLAWSLPCGFNHLIPYFYLIYLIILLVHRNARDERQCRKKYGSAWEEYCKAVPYRIFPRIY; encoded by the exons ATGCCGGCTGCAAGATTTCAAATTGGAGATATTGTCATGGGCCGCTGGCCTGGCAGTAGCCTCTATTATGAGGTCAAGGTGCTAAGTTACGACAGCAAGACTCGGCTCTACACCGTCATTTACATAAAAGATGGTACTGAGCTGGAACTGAAGGACTCTGACATTACG AGTCTGACAGTTTTTAAGCAGGGTGCTGGGCGCTCCCGGTCCAGATCTCGTTCTCGTTCACCGGGACGCACTCGTCGTAGTCGCTCTCGTTCTCCAGCCAGGACGCCCCGCCGATCTTCCACTCGCACAGCAGAGTTGCACAGGGAAAAACTCAAAGATGTGCTGGAGGTCCGACTCACCCCTGTG GCAGTTCCACATGAAAACAACAGCAACAGTAAGCATGACAAGAAAGATGAAAATAATACAGCTACCAAAGTCATTGAG CTACAGAAAACAGAGACTGAATCTGAAAACCAGGCAAGCGGACGATACAATCTACGACGTAGGAAGGATCAAGGTGACGGTAAAcatgtagaaaaggaggaggaggagacACTGATACTGGCTAAACCACCAGCTGCCATTAAGACAACTGATCTGGAGTTTGGAGGAAGAGTTG GTGTGTTCTTCTTGATGTTGTTTCTGCCCGTGGCTGTGTTGGCACTGCTTATTCTCTGTGGGCAGAAAGATGCCAGTCTCCAAAATTTCCCTCTTGAACTTCCTCCACTTGAGTCTCTCTGGGACTGTCAGGTCTTTGGCATCGTCCTGCTCTGGCTTCTCTTCCAGGCTGTCCTCGCGCTGATCCCTATCGGAAAG GTTGTTGAGGGAATGCCTCTCAAGAATGGAGAAACTTTGAAATATAGGATTAATG GTTTCTATGCACTGGTCCTCACCACTGTGATAGTGGGTGTTGCTGTTTACCAGGACGTGGATCTCAGTTACATCCATGCTCACTTCCTGCAGTTCTACACCTCAGCCCTGGTCATCGTCACTCTTCTCAGCATCTACCTGTTTGTCCGTTCACGCTGGGCCTCCGATCGTAATCTTGCTCCTGGAGGAAACTCTG gtTATATCATTTACGACTTCTTCATGGGCAGAGAGCTGAATCCCCGTATCAAAAACTTTGATATCAAGTTCTTCTGTGAAATGCGTCCAGGTTTGATGGGTTGG GTACTGATTAACTTTGCCATGTTGCTTGCTGAGATGAAGCACCAGAATCTAGAAAATCCATCTCCGGCTATGCTCCTGGTCAATGGCTTTCAGCTCCTTTGGGTTGTTGATGGTATTTGGCATGAG gAAAAACTTCTGACTATGATGGATATTGTGTATGATGGCTTTGGATTTATGTTGGCATTTGGAGATCTGGCTTTTGTTCCCTTTACGTTCACCTGTCAGGCATACTATCTTGTCAGTCATCCCAATGACCTTTCTGTGTTCTGGATTGTCACTCTTATCACCATGAATGGAGTT GGATACTACATTTTCCGAAAAGCCAACTCTCAGAAATTTGCCTTTAGAAAGAACCCCTCTGACCCAGCAGTGTCTC ACCTGAAAACTATTCCTACTGCTACTGGAAAGAGTCTTTTAGTGTCTGGCCTTTGGGGGTTCGTCCGTCATCCTAATTACCTTGGTGACATCATCATGGGATTGGCCTGGTCTTTACCATGTG GTTTCAACCATTTGATTCCTTACTTTTACCTGATTTACTTGATTATTTTGCTGGTGCATCGTAATGCACGAGATGAGCGTCAGTGCAGGAAAAAGTACGGTTCTGCATGGGAAGAGTACTGCAAAGCTGTCCCATACCGCATTTTTCCAAGGATTTACTGA